In Pseudomonas rhizosphaerae, one DNA window encodes the following:
- the dnaG gene encoding DNA primase produces MAGLIPQGFIDDLLNRTDIVDVVQSRLQMKKAGKNYTACCPFHKEKTPSFSVSPDKQFYYCFGCGAGGNALGFIMDHDNLDFPQAVEELAKAAGMEVPREDSGRNSKPRQPTDSPLYPLLEAAAEFYRLALKGHPQRRAAVDYLKGRGLSGEIARDFGLGFAPPGWDNLFKHLSSDSLQQKAMIDAGLLVENADSGKRYDRFRDRVMFPIRDSRGRVIAFGGRVLGDDKPKYLNSPETPVFHKGQELYGLYEARKHNRNLDEIIVVEGYMDVIALAQQGLRNAVATLGTATSEEHLKRLFRVVPSVLFCFDGDQAGRNAAWRALEAALPSLQDGRKARFLFLPEGEDPDTLVRSEGTDAFRARINQHAQPLADYFFQQLTEEADPRSLEGKAHMATLAAPLIDKVPGANLRTLMRNRLSQITGLSGEAVSQLVQSAPAAPMPSHDPMADYGSMPGYSPDFSDFHAPPAFEPQQQWTSATSPGKKWEGKKWEDKPWKGKGKRDFEPRPQPRTPVTVEPPTLSALRTLLHYPQLAEKVEDVSHFADEEQLHAQLLVALLEALQKNPKLRSLQLIARWHGTEQGKLLRALAEKEWLIDADNLEQQFFDTITSLSARQRERCLEHLLRKSRQSELSAEEKNQLRELLSRNVHAQTPTSTGA; encoded by the coding sequence ATGGCCGGGCTGATTCCCCAAGGCTTCATCGACGACCTGCTCAACCGCACCGACATCGTCGATGTGGTGCAGTCGCGTCTGCAAATGAAGAAAGCCGGCAAGAACTACACGGCCTGCTGCCCTTTCCACAAGGAAAAGACCCCCTCTTTCAGCGTCAGCCCCGACAAGCAGTTCTATTACTGTTTCGGCTGCGGCGCCGGTGGCAACGCCCTTGGCTTCATCATGGACCACGACAACCTGGACTTTCCCCAGGCCGTCGAGGAACTGGCCAAGGCTGCCGGCATGGAAGTGCCGCGCGAAGACAGCGGGCGCAACAGCAAACCGCGCCAGCCCACCGACTCGCCGCTGTACCCATTACTGGAAGCCGCTGCGGAGTTTTATCGCCTGGCGCTCAAGGGCCATCCGCAACGCCGGGCGGCGGTCGACTACCTCAAGGGCCGCGGCCTGTCCGGCGAAATCGCGCGCGATTTCGGCCTGGGCTTCGCACCGCCCGGCTGGGACAACCTGTTCAAGCATTTGAGCAGCGACAGCCTGCAGCAGAAGGCCATGATCGATGCCGGCCTGCTGGTGGAAAACGCCGATTCGGGCAAGCGCTACGACCGTTTCCGCGACCGTGTGATGTTTCCCATCCGCGACAGCCGCGGACGCGTCATCGCCTTCGGTGGCCGGGTGCTGGGCGACGACAAGCCCAAGTACCTGAATTCGCCGGAAACCCCGGTGTTCCACAAGGGCCAGGAACTGTACGGCCTGTACGAGGCGCGCAAGCACAACCGCAACCTGGACGAGATCATCGTCGTCGAGGGCTACATGGACGTCATCGCCCTGGCCCAGCAAGGCCTGCGCAACGCCGTCGCGACCCTGGGCACAGCCACCAGCGAGGAGCACCTCAAACGCCTGTTCCGCGTGGTGCCCAGCGTGCTGTTCTGCTTCGACGGCGACCAGGCAGGCCGCAACGCTGCCTGGCGCGCGCTGGAGGCCGCGTTGCCGAGCCTGCAGGATGGGCGCAAGGCGCGTTTCCTGTTCCTGCCCGAAGGCGAAGACCCGGACACCCTGGTGCGCTCCGAAGGCACCGACGCTTTCCGGGCCCGCATCAATCAACATGCACAGCCGCTGGCCGATTATTTTTTCCAGCAACTGACCGAAGAGGCCGACCCGCGCTCGCTCGAAGGCAAGGCGCACATGGCGACACTGGCCGCGCCGCTGATCGACAAGGTGCCGGGCGCCAATCTGCGTACCTTGATGCGCAACCGCCTGAGCCAGATCACCGGTTTGAGTGGTGAGGCCGTCAGCCAACTGGTGCAAAGCGCTCCCGCGGCGCCCATGCCCAGCCATGATCCGATGGCCGACTACGGTTCGATGCCCGGTTATTCACCGGACTTCAGTGACTTTCACGCACCGCCCGCCTTCGAACCACAGCAACAATGGACATCGGCTACGTCCCCCGGCAAAAAGTGGGAAGGCAAGAAGTGGGAAGACAAGCCGTGGAAAGGCAAGGGCAAGCGCGATTTCGAGCCGCGCCCGCAGCCGCGGACACCGGTAACGGTCGAGCCGCCCACGCTGAGCGCGCTGCGCACCTTGCTGCACTACCCGCAATTGGCGGAGAAGGTCGAGGACGTCAGCCACTTTGCCGACGAAGAACAGCTGCATGCGCAGTTGCTGGTGGCACTGCTCGAAGCCCTGCAGAAGAATCCCAAGCTACGCTCACTGCAGTTGATCGCACGCTGGCACGGCACCGAACAGGGCAAATTGCTGCGGGCACTGGCCGAGAAAGAATGGCTGATCGATGCCGATAACCTTGAACAACAGTTTTTCGACACTATAACTAGCTTGTCCGCTCGCCAACGCGAGCGTTGTCTCGAGCATTTGCTCAGAAAATCAAGACAGAGTGAACTGAGCGCAGAAGAAAAGAATCAACTGCGCGAGCTTCTCAGCCGCAATGTTCACGCACAAACCCCGACCTCAACTGGCGCGTGA
- the rpsU gene encoding 30S ribosomal protein S21 yields MPAVKVKENEPFDVALRRFKRSCEKAGVLAEVRSREFYEKPTSERKRKAAAAVKRHAKKVQREQRRAVRLY; encoded by the coding sequence ATGCCAGCCGTCAAAGTTAAAGAGAACGAACCCTTCGACGTAGCTCTGCGTCGTTTCAAGCGCTCCTGCGAAAAAGCCGGTGTACTGGCTGAAGTTCGTAGCCGCGAATTTTACGAGAAGCCGACTTCGGAGCGTAAGCGCAAGGCAGCAGCCGCTGTTAAACGTCACGCCAAGAAAGTCCAGCGCGAACAGCGCCGCGCCGTTCGTCTGTACTAA
- the tsaD gene encoding tRNA (adenosine(37)-N6)-threonylcarbamoyltransferase complex transferase subunit TsaD codes for MLVLGLETSCDETGVALYDSERGLLADALFSQIDLHRAYGGVVPELASRDHVKRMLPLIRQVLAEADCAATEIDAIAYTAGPGLVGALLVGASCAQALAFAWDIPALGVHHMEGHLLAPMLEEQPPQFPFVALLVSGGHTQLVQVDGIGQYALLGETLDDAAGEAFDKTAKLIGLNYPGGPEIARLAKQGVAGRFTFPRPMCDRPGLDFSFSGLKTFALNTWQQCRSAGDDGEQTRCDISLAFEQAVVDTLTYKCRRALKQTGLKRLVIAGGVSANQSLRQGLEKMLGELGGNVYYARPQFCTDNGAMIAYAGCQRLLAGQQETLAISVQARWPMEQLPAL; via the coding sequence ATGCTAGTACTGGGATTGGAAACGTCCTGCGACGAAACCGGTGTCGCATTATACGACAGTGAACGCGGCCTGCTGGCCGACGCACTGTTCAGCCAGATCGACCTGCACCGCGCCTACGGCGGAGTGGTGCCCGAGCTTGCCTCGCGCGACCACGTCAAGCGCATGCTGCCGCTGATCCGCCAGGTGCTGGCCGAGGCCGACTGCGCGGCGACCGAGATCGACGCCATCGCCTATACGGCCGGCCCCGGCCTGGTCGGGGCGCTGCTGGTCGGCGCGTCCTGTGCGCAGGCACTGGCATTCGCCTGGGACATACCGGCCCTGGGCGTGCACCACATGGAAGGCCATCTGCTGGCACCCATGCTGGAAGAACAGCCGCCGCAGTTTCCGTTCGTCGCCTTGCTGGTGTCCGGCGGCCATACGCAGCTGGTGCAGGTCGATGGCATCGGCCAATACGCTTTGCTCGGTGAAACGCTGGACGATGCGGCCGGAGAAGCTTTCGACAAGACCGCCAAGCTGATCGGTCTGAATTACCCGGGCGGCCCTGAAATAGCTCGCCTGGCCAAACAGGGCGTGGCGGGGCGTTTCACCTTCCCGCGGCCGATGTGCGACCGCCCCGGTCTGGATTTCAGCTTCAGTGGCTTGAAGACCTTCGCCCTCAACACCTGGCAGCAGTGCCGCAGCGCCGGCGACGACGGCGAGCAGACCCGCTGCGACATCTCCCTGGCTTTCGAACAGGCGGTGGTCGATACGTTGACCTACAAGTGCCGTCGAGCCTTGAAGCAGACCGGCCTCAAGCGCCTGGTGATCGCCGGCGGGGTGAGTGCCAACCAATCGTTGCGCCAGGGCTTGGAAAAGATGCTGGGCGAGCTGGGCGGCAATGTCTATTACGCCCGTCCGCAGTTCTGTACCGATAACGGCGCGATGATCGCCTATGCAGGTTGTCAGCGTTTGCTGGCCGGGCAGCAGGAAACTCTGGCCATCAGTGTCCAGGCCCGGTGGCCGATGGAGCAATTGCCGGCGCTGTGA
- the plsY gene encoding glycerol-3-phosphate 1-O-acyltransferase PlsY: protein MFWLLALGAYLLGSLSFAIVLSRATGTPDPRMSGSGNAGATNMLRLAGKKLAILTLLGDLCKGLLPVLVAGAAGMTLAQQAWIGLCAVVGHLFPLYFRFKGGKGVATSAGLLLGLYPPAALLAMIAWALTFRLTRTSSLAALIATPLTLPLLAWQRPDALLPMSVLTILVIWRHRGNLRDLFAGRERHF, encoded by the coding sequence ATGTTCTGGTTGCTGGCGCTGGGCGCCTACCTGCTCGGCTCGCTGTCCTTCGCAATCGTGCTCAGCCGCGCGACGGGCACGCCCGACCCGCGAATGAGCGGTTCGGGCAACGCCGGCGCGACCAACATGCTGCGCCTGGCCGGCAAGAAGCTCGCCATCCTCACTCTGCTCGGCGACTTGTGCAAGGGTTTGCTGCCGGTACTGGTTGCCGGGGCAGCGGGGATGACGCTCGCACAGCAAGCCTGGATCGGGCTCTGCGCGGTGGTCGGCCACCTGTTCCCGCTGTATTTCCGCTTCAAGGGCGGCAAGGGCGTGGCCACCTCGGCGGGCCTGTTGCTGGGCCTGTACCCGCCTGCTGCGCTGTTGGCGATGATTGCCTGGGCGCTGACCTTTCGGCTCACCCGCACCAGCTCTTTGGCTGCCCTGATCGCCACCCCACTGACCTTGCCCTTGCTGGCCTGGCAGCGGCCGGACGCCCTGCTGCCAATGAGCGTGCTGACGATTCTGGTCATCTGGCGCCACCGCGGCAACCTGCGCGATCTGTTCGCTGGCCGCGAGCGTCACTTCTGA
- the folB gene encoding dihydroneopterin aldolase, translating into MDRVFIEGLEVDTVIGAYDWERDIRQCLRLDLVFAWDNRPAAAGDDLTLALDYATVSQRVQAFAAQARFELVETFAERLAELLMSEFDIPWLRLKVTKPGAVAAARGVGVEIERGCR; encoded by the coding sequence TTGGACAGAGTGTTTATCGAAGGTCTTGAAGTCGACACGGTGATCGGCGCCTACGATTGGGAACGTGACATTCGTCAGTGCCTGCGCCTTGACCTGGTGTTCGCCTGGGACAACCGTCCGGCCGCGGCGGGCGACGACCTGACCTTGGCACTGGATTACGCCACCGTGTCGCAGCGGGTGCAGGCATTTGCCGCCCAGGCTCGCTTCGAGCTGGTCGAGACCTTCGCCGAGCGCCTTGCCGAGCTGTTGATGAGCGAGTTCGACATTCCCTGGCTGCGGCTCAAGGTCACCAAGCCAGGCGCCGTTGCGGCGGCGCGGGGCGTCGGCGTGGAGATCGAGCGCGGATGTCGCTGA
- the folK gene encoding 2-amino-4-hydroxy-6-hydroxymethyldihydropteridine diphosphokinase, producing MSLNRIYLGLGSNIDRERHLCAGLDALAAFLVDMRCSAVFESQPVGIKSGPFFNLVVTALTDLPLTELDRRLKFIEADNGRYAPDRKGLPLDIDVLLYGDLVGNFDGLILPRAEILKNAFVLWPLALIAPELVHPGAGVNLGRLWREASIDQVLAPVPFQWRGQQLTPATL from the coding sequence ATGTCGCTGAATCGAATCTACCTAGGCCTGGGCAGCAACATTGATCGCGAGCGCCATCTGTGCGCAGGGCTCGATGCGTTGGCCGCCTTCCTCGTGGACATGCGCTGTTCGGCTGTATTCGAAAGTCAGCCAGTGGGCATCAAGAGCGGACCGTTTTTCAATCTGGTGGTCACGGCGCTGACCGACCTGCCGTTGACGGAGCTGGATCGGCGGTTGAAATTCATCGAGGCCGACAATGGCCGCTATGCCCCGGACCGCAAGGGCCTGCCGCTGGATATCGACGTGTTGTTGTACGGCGACCTGGTCGGCAACTTCGACGGGCTGATACTGCCGCGTGCCGAAATCCTGAAAAACGCGTTCGTGTTGTGGCCATTGGCGTTGATTGCGCCGGAGTTGGTGCATCCGGGTGCAGGTGTGAATCTTGGCCGGCTATGGCGCGAGGCGAGTATCGACCAAGTGTTGGCACCTGTCCCCTTCCAATGGCGCGGACAGCAGTTGACGCCTGCCACGCTTTAA
- a CDS encoding multifunctional CCA addition/repair protein, whose product MKIYEVGGAVRDRLLGIPVTDIDRVVVGASAERMLADGYRPVGSDFPVFLHPQTGEEYALARTERKSGRGYGGFVFHASPDVTLEQDLSRRDLTINAMAEDDDGRIIDPYGGQQDLRDRLLKHVSPAFIEDPLRVLRVARFAARYAGLGFRVAEPTLQLMRQLSESGELQALTAERSWKEISRALMEAHPHVFIQVLRDCGALEQLLPEVDALFGVPQPPAHHPEIDTGVHTLSVLEQAARHDQPLAVRWACLLHDLGKGTTRPSEWPRHIAHEQRGVKLIKAVNERFKVPRDCQELAVLVGEYHTHGHRALELKPSTLLELLQNFDVYRRPQRFEDFIMACEMDARGRLGFEAREYPQADYLRGAAAAARGVAVQPLVAQGFKGQALGEALKRARLEVLKEYKAEV is encoded by the coding sequence ATGAAGATCTATGAAGTGGGCGGCGCGGTGCGCGATCGCCTTCTGGGTATACCTGTCACCGACATCGATCGCGTGGTCGTGGGTGCCAGCGCGGAACGAATGCTCGCTGACGGGTACCGGCCGGTCGGCAGCGATTTCCCGGTGTTTCTGCATCCGCAGACCGGCGAGGAATATGCCCTGGCGCGTACCGAGCGCAAGAGTGGCCGCGGCTACGGCGGTTTCGTGTTCCACGCCAGCCCCGACGTTACCCTCGAACAGGACCTGTCGCGGCGCGACCTGACCATCAATGCCATGGCCGAGGACGACGACGGCCGGATCATCGACCCCTACGGTGGTCAGCAGGACCTGCGCGACCGCCTGCTCAAGCACGTCTCCCCCGCCTTCATCGAAGACCCCCTGCGCGTACTGCGGGTTGCACGCTTCGCTGCCCGCTACGCCGGGCTGGGTTTTCGCGTGGCCGAACCGACCTTGCAACTGATGCGCCAGCTGAGCGAGTCGGGCGAGTTGCAGGCCCTGACGGCCGAACGCAGCTGGAAAGAGATTTCCCGAGCGTTGATGGAGGCGCACCCTCATGTGTTCATTCAGGTGCTACGCGACTGTGGAGCGCTGGAGCAACTGCTGCCCGAGGTAGACGCTCTTTTTGGCGTGCCGCAGCCGCCTGCCCATCACCCGGAGATCGACACCGGGGTGCATACCCTGAGCGTGCTGGAGCAGGCCGCGCGCCATGACCAGCCGCTGGCCGTGCGCTGGGCGTGCCTGCTGCATGATCTGGGCAAGGGCACCACGCGACCCAGCGAGTGGCCGCGGCATATCGCTCACGAGCAGCGCGGCGTGAAGCTGATCAAGGCGGTCAACGAGCGCTTCAAGGTGCCCAGGGATTGCCAGGAACTGGCGGTGCTGGTGGGTGAATACCACACCCATGGGCATCGGGCTCTGGAGCTCAAACCGTCGACGTTGCTGGAGCTGTTGCAGAATTTCGACGTGTACCGCCGTCCCCAGCGCTTCGAGGATTTCATCATGGCGTGTGAGATGGATGCGCGCGGACGGTTGGGGTTCGAGGCGCGGGAGTACCCCCAGGCGGATTATCTGCGCGGCGCGGCCGCGGCGGCGCGGGGGGTGGCGGTTCAGCCGCTGGTTGCCCAGGGGTTCAAGGGGCAGGCGCTGGGTGAGGCGCTGAAGCGGGCGCGGTTGGAGGTGTTGAAGGAGTACAAGGCGGAGGTTTGA
- a CDS encoding SpoVR family protein, which produces MTAREQKRQPISTGSEWTFELIQTYDREISRIAERYALDTYPNQIEVITAEQMMDAYASVGMPLGYHHWSYGKHFLSTEKSYTRGQMGLAYEIVINSDPCIAYLMEENTICMQALVVAHACYGHNSFFKGNYLFRTWTDASSIIDYLVFAKSYIMKCEERHGIDAVEDLLDSCHALMNYGVDRYKRPYPISAEEERRRQADREEHLQRQINDLWRTIPKGADKNREEDNARFPAEPQENILYFIEKHAPLLEPWQREIVRIVRKIAQYFYPQRQTQVMNEGWATFWHYTLMNDLYDEGLITDGFMMEFLQSHTSVVFQPGFDSPYYNGINPYALGFAMYRDIRRMCERPDDEDRHWFPDIAGSDWLSTIKFAMSSFKDESFILQYLSPKVMRDLKLFSIMDDDQRDELLVPAIHDENGYRTIRETLAAQYNLGNREPNVQIWSIDRRGDRSLTLRHQQHDRKPLGESTEEVLKHLHRLWGFDIHLETLQGDQLVKTHHVPPRNEHTDGSHGRADLNVVHL; this is translated from the coding sequence ATGACCGCCAGAGAGCAGAAGCGTCAACCCATCTCCACGGGCTCGGAATGGACGTTCGAGCTCATCCAGACCTACGACCGGGAAATCAGCCGCATCGCCGAGCGCTATGCGCTGGACACCTACCCCAACCAGATCGAGGTGATCACAGCCGAGCAGATGATGGATGCGTATGCTTCGGTCGGCATGCCTTTGGGCTATCACCATTGGTCCTACGGCAAACACTTTCTCAGCACCGAGAAATCCTACACGCGCGGTCAGATGGGGCTGGCCTACGAAATCGTCATCAACTCCGATCCGTGCATCGCCTACCTGATGGAAGAGAACACCATCTGCATGCAGGCATTGGTGGTAGCCCACGCCTGCTATGGGCACAACAGCTTCTTCAAGGGTAACTACCTGTTCCGCACCTGGACCGACGCCAGCTCGATCATCGATTACCTGGTGTTCGCCAAGTCCTACATCATGAAGTGCGAGGAACGCCATGGCATCGATGCCGTGGAAGACCTGCTCGATTCCTGCCACGCCCTGATGAACTACGGCGTCGACCGCTACAAGCGGCCGTATCCGATTTCCGCGGAAGAGGAGCGTCGCCGCCAGGCCGATCGCGAAGAGCACCTGCAGCGCCAGATCAACGATCTGTGGCGCACCATCCCCAAAGGCGCCGACAAGAACCGTGAGGAAGACAACGCCCGATTCCCGGCCGAGCCGCAGGAGAACATCCTGTACTTCATCGAGAAACACGCGCCGCTGCTCGAGCCGTGGCAGCGCGAGATCGTGCGCATCGTGCGCAAGATCGCCCAGTACTTCTACCCCCAGCGTCAGACCCAGGTGATGAACGAAGGCTGGGCGACGTTCTGGCACTACACCCTGATGAACGACCTCTACGACGAGGGCCTAATCACCGACGGCTTCATGATGGAGTTTCTCCAGTCGCACACCAGCGTGGTGTTCCAGCCAGGCTTCGACAGCCCCTATTACAACGGCATCAACCCCTACGCGCTGGGTTTTGCCATGTACCGGGACATACGGCGCATGTGCGAACGGCCGGACGACGAAGATCGCCACTGGTTTCCCGACATTGCCGGAAGCGACTGGCTGTCGACGATCAAGTTCGCCATGAGCAGCTTCAAGGACGAGAGCTTCATCCTGCAGTACCTGTCGCCCAAGGTGATGCGCGACCTGAAGCTGTTCAGCATCATGGACGACGACCAGCGCGACGAACTGCTGGTGCCCGCGATCCACGACGAAAACGGCTACCGCACGATTCGCGAAACATTGGCGGCGCAGTACAACCTGGGCAACCGCGAGCCCAACGTGCAGATCTGGAGCATCGATCGGCGCGGTGACCGCTCATTGACCCTGCGCCATCAGCAACACGACCGTAAGCCGCTGGGTGAATCCACCGAGGAAGTGCTCAAGCACCTGCACCGTTTGTGGGGCTTCGACATCCATCTGGAGACGCTGCAGGGCGATCAACTGGTCAAGACGCACCACGTGCCGCCGCGCAACGAGCACACGGACGGCAGCCATGGGCGGGCGGACCTCAACGTCGTGCACCTCTGA
- a CDS encoding YeaH/YhbH family protein, with protein MSYVIDRRLNGKNKSTVNRQRFLRRYRDHIKKAVEEAVGRRSITDMEHGEQISIPGRDIDEPVLHHGRGGKQTVVHPGNKEFTAGEHIARPQGGGGGGKGPGKAGNSGEGMDEFVFQITQEEFLEFMFEDLELPNLVKRNLSGTDTYKTVRAGISNEGNPSRINIIRTLRSAHARRIALSGSSRAKLKAAKLELERLKIEEPDNFGDIQALMGEIEKLSARIHRVPFLDTFDVKYNLLVKHPNPSSKAVMFCLMDVSGSMTQATKDIAKRFFILLYLFLKRNYDKIEVVFIRHHTSAREVDEEEFFYSRETGGTIVSSALKLMQEIMAARYPTNEWNIYAAQASDGDNWNDDSPICREILTKQIMPFVQYYTYVEITPREHQALWYEYERISESFADTFAQQQLVSAGDIYPVFRELFQRRLAT; from the coding sequence ATGAGCTATGTGATCGACCGACGCCTCAATGGCAAGAACAAGAGCACGGTGAACCGCCAGCGCTTTCTGCGGCGTTACCGTGACCACATCAAGAAGGCCGTGGAAGAAGCGGTCGGCCGCCGCTCCATCACCGACATGGAACACGGCGAGCAGATCAGCATTCCCGGTCGCGACATCGACGAGCCGGTGTTGCACCACGGCCGTGGTGGCAAGCAGACCGTCGTGCATCCCGGCAACAAGGAGTTCACGGCCGGTGAACACATCGCCCGCCCGCAAGGCGGCGGTGGTGGCGGAAAAGGGCCCGGCAAGGCGGGCAACTCCGGCGAGGGCATGGACGAGTTCGTCTTCCAGATCACCCAGGAAGAATTCCTCGAATTCATGTTCGAGGACCTCGAACTGCCCAACCTGGTCAAACGCAACCTCAGCGGCACCGACACCTACAAGACGGTGCGCGCCGGGATCAGCAACGAGGGCAATCCCTCGCGCATCAACATCATCCGCACCTTGCGTTCCGCCCACGCGCGGCGCATCGCACTCTCGGGCAGCAGCCGCGCCAAGCTCAAAGCAGCCAAGCTCGAGCTCGAACGCCTGAAGATCGAAGAGCCAGACAATTTCGGCGATATCCAGGCTCTGATGGGGGAAATCGAGAAGCTCAGCGCCCGCATCCACCGAGTGCCCTTCCTCGACACCTTCGACGTGAAATACAACCTGCTGGTGAAACACCCCAACCCCAGTTCCAAGGCCGTGATGTTCTGCCTGATGGACGTGTCCGGTTCCATGACTCAGGCCACCAAGGACATCGCCAAGCGTTTCTTCATCCTGCTGTACCTGTTTCTCAAGCGTAATTACGACAAGATCGAGGTGGTGTTCATCCGCCATCACACCAGCGCTCGGGAAGTCGACGAGGAAGAATTCTTCTATTCCCGCGAAACCGGCGGCACCATCGTGTCCAGCGCGCTGAAACTGATGCAGGAAATCATGGCGGCGCGCTACCCGACAAACGAATGGAACATCTATGCCGCCCAGGCCTCGGACGGCGACAACTGGAACGACGACTCGCCCATCTGTCGGGAAATCCTCACCAAGCAGATCATGCCGTTCGTGCAGTACTACACCTATGTGGAGATCACGCCGCGCGAACATCAGGCCTTGTGGTACGAATACGAACGCATCAGCGAGTCGTTCGCCGATACGTTCGCCCAGCAACAGCTGGTGTCGGCCGGGGATATCTATCCGGTCTTTCGTGAACTTTTCCAGCGCAGGTTAGCGACATGA
- a CDS encoding PrkA family serine protein kinase has protein sequence MSIFSHFQQRFESTRQEELSLQEYLELCKKDRSTYASAAERILMAIGEPELLDTSTNSRLSRIFSNKVIRRYPAFEDFHGMEECIDQIVSYFRHAAQGLEEKKQILYLLGPVGGGKSSLAEKLKQLIEKVPFYAIKGSPVFESPLGLFNATEDGEILEEDFGIPRRYLSTIMSPWATKRLAEFGGDISQFRVVKLYPSILNQIAVAKTEPGDENNQDISALVGKVDIRKLEEYPQNDADAYSYSGALCRANQGLMEFVEMFKAPIKVLHPLLTATQEGNYNSTEGLGAIPYSGILLAHSNESEWHSFRNNKNNEAFIDRIYIVKVPYCLRVSDEIKIYDKLLFNSSLSKAHCAPDTLKMLAQFTTLSRLKEPDNSNIYSKMRVYDGENLKDTDPKAKSIQEYRDTAGVDEGMNGLSTRFAFKILSKVFNFDPHEIAANPVHLLYVLEQQIEQEQFPAEVRERYLRFLKEYLAPRYIEFIGKEIQTAYLESYSEYGQNIFDRYVLYADFWIQDQEYRDPETGEILNRVALNEELEKIEKPAGISNPKDFRNEIVNFVLRARANNNGKNPTWLSYEKLRVVIEKKMFSNTEDLLPVISFNAKASKEDQQKHNDFVTRMVERGYTDKQVRLLSEWYLRVRKSQ, from the coding sequence ATGAGTATCTTTAGCCACTTCCAACAACGCTTCGAATCCACACGCCAGGAAGAGCTCTCGTTACAGGAGTACCTCGAGCTGTGCAAAAAGGACCGTAGCACCTACGCCTCCGCCGCTGAACGGATACTGATGGCGATAGGGGAGCCCGAATTGCTCGATACGTCGACCAATTCCAGGCTGTCGCGCATCTTTTCCAACAAGGTGATCCGCCGCTACCCCGCCTTCGAAGACTTCCACGGCATGGAGGAGTGCATCGACCAGATCGTGTCGTACTTCCGCCACGCCGCGCAGGGATTGGAAGAAAAGAAACAGATTCTGTACCTGCTCGGCCCGGTAGGCGGGGGCAAGTCATCGCTCGCCGAGAAGCTCAAGCAGCTGATCGAGAAGGTCCCGTTCTACGCGATCAAGGGCTCGCCCGTGTTCGAGTCGCCCTTGGGGCTGTTCAACGCTACCGAGGACGGCGAGATCCTGGAGGAAGACTTCGGCATTCCACGGCGCTACCTGAGCACCATCATGTCGCCCTGGGCCACCAAGCGCCTGGCCGAATTCGGTGGCGATATCAGCCAGTTCCGCGTGGTCAAGCTCTACCCTTCCATCCTCAACCAGATCGCCGTGGCCAAGACCGAGCCGGGCGACGAGAACAACCAGGACATCTCCGCGCTGGTGGGCAAGGTGGACATCCGCAAGCTGGAGGAATACCCGCAGAACGATGCCGACGCCTACAGCTATTCCGGTGCCCTGTGCCGCGCCAACCAGGGGCTGATGGAATTCGTCGAGATGTTCAAGGCACCGATCAAGGTGCTCCATCCGCTGCTGACCGCTACGCAGGAAGGTAACTACAACAGCACCGAGGGCCTGGGCGCGATTCCCTATTCAGGCATCCTGCTGGCGCACTCCAACGAATCGGAGTGGCACAGCTTCCGCAACAACAAGAACAACGAGGCGTTCATCGACCGGATCTACATCGTCAAGGTGCCTTACTGCCTGCGGGTAAGCGACGAGATCAAGATTTACGACAAGCTGTTGTTCAACAGCTCGCTGTCCAAGGCCCATTGCGCTCCCGACACCTTGAAGATGCTGGCCCAGTTCACCACGCTGTCGCGGCTCAAGGAGCCGGACAACTCCAATATCTACTCCAAGATGCGCGTGTACGACGGCGAGAACCTCAAGGACACCGACCCCAAGGCCAAGTCGATCCAGGAATACCGCGACACGGCAGGCGTGGACGAAGGCATGAATGGCCTGTCGACACGCTTCGCCTTCAAGATCCTGTCCAAGGTGTTCAACTTCGACCCGCATGAGATCGCCGCCAACCCGGTGCACCTGCTCTATGTACTGGAGCAGCAGATCGAGCAGGAACAATTCCCTGCCGAAGTGCGCGAGCGCTACCTGCGCTTCCTCAAGGAATACCTGGCGCCGCGCTACATCGAGTTCATTGGCAAAGAGATCCAGACTGCGTACCTGGAATCCTACAGCGAGTACGGCCAGAACATCTTCGACCGCTACGTGCTGTACGCCGATTTCTGGATTCAGGATCAGGAATACCGCGACCCGGAAACCGGCGAGATCCTCAACCGGGTAGCCCTCAACGAAGAGCTGGAGAAGATCGAGAAGCCAGCCGGCATCAGCAATCCGAAGGATTTCCGCAACGAGATCGTCAACTTCGTATTGCGCGCACGAGCCAATAACAATGGCAAGAACCCGACCTGGCTCAGCTACGAGAAGCTGCGGGTGGTGATCGAGAAGAAGATGTTCTCCAACACCGAGGACCTGCTGCCGGTCATCAGTTTCAACGCCAAGGCCAGCAAGGAAGACCAGCAGAAGCACAACGACTTCGTCACTCGCATGGTCGAGCGTGGCTACACCGACAAGCAGGTGCGCCTGCTGTCCGAGTGGTATCTGCGGGTCAGGAAGTCGCAGTGA